The DNA segment CATAAACGGATTCGGACGTATAGGACGCTTGGTATTCCGTCAGGCAATGACAAATGAAAAAGTTGAAGTAGTTGCAATAAATGACCTTTGTGATGCAAATACCCTCGCACATCTACTGAAATACGATTCAACTCATGGCATACTTGATGCAGATATCCAGGTTGAGGAGAATTCACTGATTGTCAATGGCTGCAAAATCGCTATCTGCTCTGAAAAAGATCCTGCACAACTTCCCTGGAAAGATCTCGGTGTTGACCTGGTTGTCGAATCGACAGGCATCTTCACAAAACGGGAAGGCGCTGCAAAACATATCACTGCCGGAGCGAAAAAAGTCATTATTTCAGCTCCTGCCAAAAACGATGTTGATGCGACAATCGTGCTTGGCGTCAATGACGATACTATTACAGGCAACGAGGAGATAGTATCGAACGCAAGCTGTACGACAAACTGCCTTGCACCTATGGTAAAGGTTCTCGAGGACAGCTTCGGCATCGAAAAAGGTTTCATGACCACTGTCCATGCATTCACCAATGACCAGCGAATCCTCGACCTTCCTCACAAAGACCTGCGCCGTGCACGTACGGCGATGACCTCGATCATACCAACAAGTACCGGAGCGGCGAAAGCTATCGGTCTCGTTATCCCTGAACTGTCCGGCAAGCTCGACGGCATGGCAATGCGCGTACCTGTTCCAGACGGTTCTGTCACCGACCTGACCGTCATTCTCAAAAAACCAACGACAAAAGAGGAGATTAACGCTGCCATGCAAAAGGCTGCTGAAGGCAACATGCGAGGAGTTCTTCAGTTCTGCACAGACCCCGTTGTATCTACCGATATCGTAGGCAACGCCAACTCCTGCATCTTCGATTCGCTGTTGACCATGGCCACGGGAAACATGGTGAAAGTTGTCGGTTGGTATGATAATGAACTCGGCTATTCCACAAGAGTCGTCGATCTTCTTGAGATCTACGCACATTTCGTTTAATCCAACCGAACAATATCGTAAGACTACAATAGCAGAGAGTGAAGGCTGCCTCGAAAGGGCAGCCTTTTCGTATTCCGAACAGGTAATCGTTTACAGCTCAGCTACCTTTCCTGGTTTTCATCCTCGCGCCTGACCTCTGAAATCCGAACATCTATTCCAACCATTGGCGGCAGACCTTTGTGACTGTCATCTTCTTTTGTGTAACTTCTTCGGGTAAACCTGTCAATCCAGTGATGCAGCAAATCAGCAGTTGAACAGGATCTCCGTTGTTGAGATTTAACCTCTAATATGTTATACTAAGTCATTACATATTGAAGTGTTCCAGTCACTCAGCCGCACAACCTTTGACATTGAAATCATGTCTAATTCTTCCCAACAAATGAAAGCAATTATCCTTTATGACACACGTTCTGAAGGCGGATCGACCGACCGGTTTGTCGAAAGCCTCGGAAAAAGCCTTGCAGAAACAGGAGCGTATGTGGAAAAAGGAAAATGCAAGGCAACCGCCGACTACAGTTTCATCCAAGACTTCGATGTCGTTATTATGGGAGCCCCTGTTTACTATATGCTGGTATCTTCTGAATTGCTTGGGTCTTTTTTCCAGAGTAACCTGAAAAAATATCTCAATAGAAAAAAAGTCGCCCTGTTTCTCACCTGCGGCAGCCCTGAACCAATGGCTTATATGATGTACCTGCCTCAGCTTAAGATGCATCTGGTACGCAATAAAATTCTTACGGAAAAAGTTTTTACTCCAGCCGAACTTTCCGACAATCAGGCTATCGACGATTACGTTGACAATATTTTACATGCCTATAAAAAAGCGCTTAAGACCCGTAATAACAACCTGATATGGGCAGATGACGCCCAAGAGTTACTTGCTCAGATACCATCATTTTTCCGGAACAGAATAAAAATTGCAACAGAAGAGTATGCAGAAGAAATGGGCTATCGAGAAATAACTGTTGCCGTTATTGATGAAGCCAAAGCCGAGCTTGAATAAGGGATAAGCGTCTGGGCATCTAGTCATGCCACGCTCGGCACTACATCCATATCAAAAAACAGGATGACACACGAGAGGCTGCCTTTTCGAGACAGCCTCTTTATATTCCTTTTCTGTTTCTACACTTTGCTATCCGAAGATATCACGGGCTTTTTCAAAAAAGCTCTTTTCATGGTCCGTTTTTTCATCCGGCACCAGATGACTCGACTTCTTCATCTCCTTGAGCAGTTCCTTGTCACGATGTGAAAGGTCCTTTGGAATAAAGACATTCACCCTTACAAGATGGTCTCCTCTGCCGGGAGATTTCAAATGTCCGATGCCTTTTCCGCTGATCCTCAACATGGTGTTCGGCTGCGTTCCCGGAGGCACTGTCAGCTTGACACGACCCTCGAGCGTGGGAACTTCGACCTTCGTTCCGAGAACCATGTCCGGATAACTGACGGGGAGGTTGTAGATGATATCGTCTCCTCTTCGGGTGAACAGTTTATGTGCAGCTTCTTCAATGACCACTATCAGATCACCGTTGGCACCGCCTCTCGGACCTGCGTTACCCTGCCCTCTGAGCGTAAGATAATTGCCGTCTTCAACTCCAGCGGGTATGTTCACCTTTACCGTCGTTTCCCCCTGCTTGATACCCTCTCCATGGCAGGAGGTACAACGATCCTTGACTACCCGTCCCTCACCACCACAGGTTGGACATGCCTTTATGTTGACAAACTGTCCGAACATTGTTTTTGACGCTTGCCGAACCTCACCAGTTCCCTGGCATGTTGAACAGGTCTCTAATTCTCCTGTTTTTGAACCCGTACCGTTACAGGCTTCACACGGGATCTGCTTTTTAATTTTCAGTGTTTTTTCAACACCCTTTGCGATCTCTTCCAGTGTAAGCTTCAAACGGATTTTCAGATCGCTTCCACGTATACCGCCCGAAGATCTTGACCTTCGACCTCCACCACTGAAGCCACCGCCAAAAACATCTTCAAAACCGCCAAACGGGGAACCGCCTCCTGAGCGTGCGCCTCCACCGAACATGTCATTGAAAGCACTGAAAATATCACCGAAATCGCCTGCCCCGGCGCCATATGCACCGCCCTGTGAAGAAGCGGACGAACCAACACCAGCATGTCCAAACTGATCATAACGACGACGCTTGTCATCGTTGCTCAGAATCTCATACGCCTCGTTTACCTCTTTAAAGTGCTCTTCTGCCTCGGTATTTCCCGGATTTTTGTCCGGGTGATATTTCATGGCAAGTTTGCGATATGATTTTTTGATCTCATCTTTGGAAGCCGACCGGGATACACCGAGAACTTCATAGTAATCTCTCTTCATCTTTTCTCAACTATTCCTTGTAGTATAACTGTTTTCTAAAAACCTCTCCCTGGCTGTTACTTCGCCACGACAACCTTTGCATGCCGAAGCACCCTGTCTCCCAGAATATAACCGGCCTGAAACTCTTCTATAATGGTATCAGGCTCAGCATCAGGATTATCGACCAGCGTAATGGCCTCATGAAAATTGACATCCATTTTCTTTCCAATAACATCGATCTTGCTGACACCTTTATCAGAGAGCCATTTAAAAAGGTTTTTCTGAAGCAATTCGACCCCATCAACGTAAGGACGAGCTTCTTCGGTCTTTTCAAGAACTTCAGGGGCGTGGTCGACGATACGGTTGACATCATCGATCACAGGAAGCAATTCTTTTATAGTTTTTTCCAAAGCTCTGGAGCTTGCCATTTGAGCCTCACGTTCTTTCTGACGACGAAAATTCTCAAAATCGGCAGCTTTTCGCATGAGTTCATCTTTAAGTTTCTCAGCTTGCAGCTTTGATTCGTTCAACGCATCTCCAAGCTCCTTAACCTTTGCGGCCAGTTCTTCAGACTGCTCGACAGCCTCTTTCGTTGCAACCGTTTCTTCATGCTTGATCGTTTCGTTATGCTCCGCTTTATGCTTTGCTGCTTTTTTTGTCATATGTGTATACCTAACGTTTTAATTGATTTTCTGAGCTGCACCCGAGCCATTGTAGCTTGTTTTTCAACCAGCTTGTTTCATACTTTCCGTCCATCAGCTCTTTGGGCTGCTGTTTTTCAGGATAAAGAATGTGACAGTCTATCAGCCATATAATTTACAAGCCTGACAACACGTTCGTAATCCATTCTTTTTGGACCGAGGACCCCGAGCCTCCCCATGGTATTGCCTACATAGTAAGGTGTCGTCACAACAGTGAAATCCTCTGCGGTAGACGCTGTGTTTTCCCGTCCTATCGAGATACTCACATCGAGTCCCGAGGTGCTGTTCGAAACAAGGTCATCATCTCTCTCAAAAAGAAGTTCCACCATACGGCTCTTATCTTCTATCATACAAACCAGATCGCGCACTTTCTGAGGTTGATCAAATTCCGGTTGATTGACAATATACTCCGTCCCTGCAATGTAAAGCCGTTCCAAAACCGGAGAATCATCGAAAAGGTTGTCCGCCGATCTGACGATCATATTCAACAGGGCTTTATCCTTATCGCAGTCAGCCAGGCGCCGGCTGATCGAGTTCCGAATTTCCGACAGAGTGAGCCCGGAAAGCCTCTGGTTGAGCAACTCGATAACCGAATCTATCTGCTGACGGGAGACTTCGAGATTGAGCTCCATGACAATGGTCCTTACGAAAAGCGACTGAATAGACAAAACAACCATTATTCTCGACGAACTCAACAGGATCATGTCCAAGCGTTCAAACAAAGCATTCGACAACTTCGGAGAGATGACAACGCTCAATTGCTGGGAGATGCTCCCTAAAACCTTTGCAACCGCTTTAAGAACCTCTGCTGAATCTTTCGGATCATAATTCAACTGCTTGAAGTTATGGTCGATCCGTTTTTTCTCTTCTTCTTCAATGCGCCGAACCCTCATGATAAGATCCACGTAGTAGCGATACCCCTTATCAGTAGGAACCCTACCCGCTGAGGTATGCGGCTGACTGATATACCCCTCATCTTCTAGATCGGCCATAACGTTTCTTATGGTCGCATCAGAAAGTCCGAGATTGTAGTTCTTCGCTATGTATCGTGAACCAACCGGAGCTGCATTAATGACATAAGCCTGAATAATAATGGACAGCACCTGGCGCTCACGTTCCGACAGGTCATGAAACATCATCATCAATACATTGAAACAGCTTTTTAATGACTAAACGTAAAAGTCGAGCTAAATTATCAAAAAAATTCAAAACAGTGCCCTCGTTCGGGCATTCTTATTAAAGAGATTCATTCAGCCCAGCTCTTATAAAACGCACAATTTAGGAAAAAACAATCTGATACGGTACAACCAGAAAAATAAATTTCGACTTTTTATAACAACACCGGTCATCTATTAATTTCATGTCGCCAACCCAAGCCAGCCCGGACTTAAGCCCTCTCATGCACGATCACTCCTCATGAATCTCCGTTAATATCCCTGAAAGCACTCTATCCCAACCTGAGTAATCCTTGTGTACCTCTATATCCCTGAAACCATGTGCACTGATAATTTCACGGACTTTTCCTGCACCCTCGGCATGCAGTTCAAAACAAAGCAATCCTCCCTGCTTGAGAAGAACCGAGGCGCTACGGGCTATTGCACGATAGAACTCAAAGCCGTCCGGTGTCGCCAGCGCCATTTTCGGCTCATGGTTTTTAACCTCCGGCTCCAGTTCTTCCCATTCCGGTTCCGGAATATATGGTGGATTGGAAAGCACCATATCATATATGCCCTCCACTTCATCGATAAATCCCGGACTCAACACATCGGCTTGCAGAAAGCGAATCCTATCGGCAACCCCATGCTTATTTGCATTATGTTCTGCAACCTCGAGCGCTTTTGCAGAAAAATCTACAGCGGTTATTATCGCATCCGGCAGCTTCAGAGCAAGCATAACGGCAAGACACCCGCTGCCTGTACCGATATCGAGAATTGTGGGCATTTCTCCTTCCGTAATACCGGCGGCAACCGCTCTGTCAAGAGCGTGTTCCAGAACAAGCTCGGTCTCGGGTCTTGGGATCAAGACGCGCTCATCGACCAGAAACGAATAACCGAAAAAAATCTGCTCTCCTGTAATGTACTGAAGAGGTTTTCCATTCAAGCGCTCCCTGCAAAGAGAACGAAATTTCTCGAGTTCACTCTGATAAACCGGGCGGTCATGCTTCAAATAAAGCTCGATTCTGTTTGATTGCATGACATAAGCAAGCAGAATCTCTGCATGCAAACGTGACGATTCAATGTCCTTTTCTTTAAAATGTTTTTCCGCTGCCTTGAGCAGATCTACGGTCTGCCATTGCCGGCCATTTTCCTGCATAGTTATTTTCCGATCAATTTTCCTTAATGATTACACGTTACGAGTGCTTGTATCGAATAGAGCTGTCGTCAAAGTTGAAAACCACTTTTTTTGTATAGACGAAGAATGCACCCTATGCCCTTTATTACCAATCAGCATAATCGCGAATGGAAAAAAGTACTGATACTTGCCCGGCAAACGCAACAGTTACTCATCGTTATTTAACCCAAACAGAATTCAAAAAAAAAATCATTAGTTTTGTATGCTTTTTATAAAGGCTTAAACCTGAAGGCACTATGAAGAAATTGTTTTACCCCGTCTTGATGGCAGTTATGTTTTTAAGCCTGTCACATGCTCCTGCCTTGGCAAGGTTCACTGGAACCATTGACATGAATTTGACCATGCCTAACGGTAAATCGGAAGTAACGTATCTTTTTGGCAATACGGCACAGCGGATGGATATGACCACGAAGCTGAACAAAGTCCCCGACTCGCTTAAAACAACGGTCATTACAAGCGCCGCACAGCCCGATCAGGCGGTTATCGTCAACCATAAAGCCGGCACTTACACAAAAGTCAACCTCAGAACTGCTGCCGAAAATGCAACGCTTGTTGATTTCGATTACGATTACAGAATTGAAAAAGCAGGAAACACGAGCATAAAGGGCTACAACTGTCAGCATGTAAAACTATTCAGTACCACCGATACCATCGACATGTGGTTAACGCGTGACATCGGCGACTTTAAAACATTCAGACTTTTGCAATCCCAGAACCCCCGCCTCTCCAATACCCTCCTTGCCAAAAAGCTCTCCGATGAAGGCCTTGACGGTTTTCCGGTTAAAATCATTCAGCAAAATGAAAACGGAACTCTTGTCATGGAGGTTGTCTCGGTACAACCGGCCGCTGTTGAGCCGCACGAGTTCAGTATTCCCGAAGGATACACCGAGATAGTCGACACACAGCAGCCCCTCAACCAAAAGCAGAAAGAGCACTTGAAAGAGCTCATGGAGAAAATCAAGAATTTCAAAGAGTAGGTTGTATATTCCCACAAAAGCTTTTCCGAACCAACAAAACATTCCGTTACGTGGCAGAAAAAATCACTTCGAGAGAAACCGACTACTCACAGTGGTACATAGACCTTGTTCGTTCAGCAAAACTGGCTGACTATTCCGACATAAGAGGTTGCATGGTCATCCGTCCCAATGGGTATGCAATATGGGAAAAAATGCAGGCTGCACTTGATCGCATGTTCAAGGAAACCGGTCATGTCAATGCATACTTCCCGTTGTTCATCCCGGAAAGCTATATCCAAAAAGAAGCGGATCACATAGAGGGTTTCGCACCCGAGTGTGCCGTTGTAACGCATGGTGGCGGCGAAGAACTCACAGAAAAGCTCTATGTTCGTCCAACGTCGGAAACAGTTATCTGGGCATCTTACAAGAAATGGATCCAGTCATACCGTGACCTCCCGCTCTTGATCAACCAGTGGGCGAATGTTGTTCGATGGGAAATGCGCACCAGGCTTTTTCTGCGCACTGCCGAATTTCTTTGGCAGGAAGGTCATACGGCGCATGCTTCCCCTGAAGAAGCTCAAGAAGAGGTACTCCGTATGATCAATGTTTACAAAACCTTTGCTGAAGAATACATGGCCTTACCGGTGATTATGGGGAGAAAAACTGAAAGTGAAAAGTTTGCCGGAGCCGATGAAACCTGGTGCATCGAAGCAATGATGCAGGACAAAAAAGCGCTTCAGGCAGGCACCTCGCATAATCTCGGCCAAAACTTCGCCAAGGCATTCGACTGCCAGTTTCAAACAAAAGAAGGCAAACTCGAGTATGTCTGGGCAACGAGCTGGGGTGTGTCAACTCGCCTGATCGGAGCACTTATCATGGCACATTCAGATGATAAAGGACTTGTCTTACCACCCAAACTCGCTTCCCGACAGGTAGTCATTATTCCCATTCTCAGAGGAGATAAGCAGGCTGTTATCGAAAAAGCTCACTCCATATGCGAGGAGCTGAAAAAAAGCGGGATTCATGCCTTTGTCGATGATAGCGAGCAGAACTCACCGGGCTGGAAATTTGCCGAGTACGAACTGCAGGGAATACCGGTTCGCCTCGAGATCGGGCCACGAGACATCTCGAACAATATCTGCATCGCAGCACGCCGTGATACGGGGGAAAAACAAAAACTCGTGCTGGACGAGAAACTTGCCTCGTCGATCGCCTCCCTGCTCGAGACCATACAGCAGTCGATGTTCAAACAGGCACTCGACTTCAGGGAATCCAACACATTCGAAGTTGCATCTTACGACGAATTCAAGTCGTTGATCGACAAAGGATTTATCGTCGCTCACTGGGATGGAACGGAAGAAACTGAAGCAAAAATAAAGGAAGAAACCAAGGCGACAATACGTGTTTTACCGGAAACACCCGATTTCATTGATCACTACTCGATCAACGAGCCAGGTGCATGCATTTACAGCGGCAAGCCTTCCAAAAGAAAAGTTGTTTTTGCAAAATCGTATTGAGTACGATAAAGAGGCTGTCTCAAAAGCACTGCTTCACTGCTATCGGTCATCATGCATACGTTTCCTGTAGAAAGTCATGCCGCATCAAGTGCGGCATGACTTTCTTTGGAAGATGGATCCCCGGGTCAAGCCCGAGGATGACTACATAAAGATTCATTGTAGGACTATGAGACAACCTTTTACCGTCAGACATCGTGTAGTGATCAAATTGTCTGTCTTTCAGCCTATTCTGAATTGCTGCGTTATTCCGACCCGAAATACTCCTCAAGACCTTCGTTGGTCGGTTTCATCGTTTTGTCACCCTTGTTCCAGTTTGCGGGGCACACCTCTCCAAACTGTTCTGTAAACTGCAGGGCCTCGACCATTCTGAGCACTTCATCTACATTGCGACCAAGCCCAAGGTCATTGACAACCTGATAGCGAACGATTCCGTCTCTGTCGATAAGAAACAGTCCCCTGTAAGAAACGCCCTCTTTTTCCGCCAGCACATCGTATGCTATCGACGCTTCTTTATTTATATCCGAAAGCAAAGGATAGGTAACTCCTTCTATTCCACCTTGTTTGCGTGGTGTCTTGAGCCATGCATGATGCGAAAACTTCGAATCCACCGAACATGCCAGAACCTCTACGTTTTTATGCTGGAACTCCTCGAGCCTATCCTGGAAAGCATGCAGCTCCGTAGGACAGACAAAAGTAAAGTCGAGGGGATAAAAAAACAGTACGACATATTTTCCCTTATAATCCGAAAGCTTGCATGAATCGACAAACTTCGCGCCCTCAACAACAGCCTCCAGATCGAAATTCGGTGCTTCCCTGCCAACTAAAACGCCCATTGGTATCTCCTTTTTTTATGATGAATGAATTGATGAAACTGAAAACCGACAATAGATCAGCAAAAACAAGATAAATTTAGTCCAAATATAGTATTCAAACAAAGTAAAAGCAACACCTCCTCTTCGATTTTTCAAGTCCTCTCATCCTTTCGATCTCTTGACGAATATTCATATCTTGTTTTCAGATAACTTGTTACTTACTGTATCGGCAAAAACACTTATACCGGAAGTTTATGCGCACCTTTTTCGAGTTTGACCGTCATCAGGCAAACTTTTCACAGGAAATACTTGCCGGGCTGACGACATTTGTCACAGTCTCCTACATCATCATCGTCAACCCGGCTATCTTATCGGCAGCGGGAATCCCGAGGGAAGCCTCGATGACAGCGACGATTCTTACAGCGATTTTCGGTACTCTCCTGATGGGCATCTACGCAAAAAGACCATTTGCTGTAGCTCCCTACATGGGCGAAAACGCATTTATCGCCTATACGGTTGTCAATACTTTAGGATATTCATGGCAAACGGCACTTGCCTCGATATGTATCAGCGGAATTCTCTTTACCGCCCTTACACTCTCCGGCCTGAGAAGCTGGCTTTCAACAGCGATACCGAGCACGTTGAAACACAGTTTTGCCGTGGGCATAGGCCTTTTTCTCGCATTTATCGGTTTCAGTCATATGGGGGTCGTTGCATTAGGTGTCCCAGGAGCCCCGGTAAAAATGGCAGATATTTCATCGCTCCCTGTTCTTACCAGTCTGGCGGGGCTCCTGCTGATTTCGGTTATGCTTGCATTCAGAGTACCGGGCGCGATCCTGATCGGTATATTGCTGACAACCGGTGGACTGATTTTTCTCGGCACCGTGCCGTTTCCCGAAGCACTGGTAAGCCCCCCACCATCTCTTGCCCCGACCTTTCTCAATATTGACTTCCAGGGAGCTATGACATGGGGCTTCATCGGTGTCATAACAAGTGTTCTCGTAATGGACTTTGTCGATACAATGGGAACACTCATTGGGCTTTCATCACGAGCAAACCTCCTTGATGAAAACGACAATCTGCCCGAAATTGAAAAACCGATGCTTGTCGATGCCCTTTCAACCGTTGCAGCCTCATTCTTCGGCACGACCACGGCAGGCGTCTATATCGAATCAGCTGCCGGTATCGAACAGGGAGGAAAAACAGGATTTACTGCGATTGTCATAGCAGCATTGTTCGCCTTCGCCCTCTTTTTTTCCCCCATACTGACAATCGTACCTGCAAATGCTTACGGTCCGGCACTTGTGGTTGTAGGCATGTTTATGCTCCAGTCTGTTGCAAAATTCGATTTCAAAGATTACACGGAACTGATGCCGGCGTTCCTGACTATCACACTGATGATGTTCACCTTCAATATCGGCGTCGGTATAACTGCCGGATTTATTGCTTATGTTATATTAAAACTTTTAACTGGTAAAATCTCTTCAATTCATCCTGGCATGTGGATCCTGGCAGCACTTTCCCTGACATTCTATCTGTTTTATCCTTATCATTCATGACGCTAACACCATGCACAGATCAAGGTTGAGAATAGCGCAAACCGACTGCGTTCTCGCTAATTTCGAGGAAAACCTCGCCCAGCACAGAACGATGATTGAACAAGCCATAGACGACGATATCCATGCGATCGCTTTTCCGGAACTGTCTCTGACCGGGTACAATGTACAGGATGCCGCCCAGGATATCGCGCTGCATGTCGATGACAAGGCGTTTGACCCCCTGAAGGAACTCAGCCGGGAAATAACGATCATTTGTGGCGGAATCGAACTCAGTGATGATTATGGAGTCTACAATTCCGCGTTTCTTTTCGAGGACGGTCATGCTCAAAGTGCCCATAGAAAAATTTATCTGCCTACATACGGCATGTTTGAAGAACTGCGCTACTTTTCCGCCGGACAAAAAATCGAAGCCATAACATCGAGGAGACTTGGAAAAATAGGCATTGCCATCTGTGAGGACATGTGGCATGTTTCGGTTCCTTATCTCCTTGCACACCAAGGAGCAAAACTGCTTTTTGTGCTCATGTCGAGCCCTCTCCGTCTTACTCCGGGAGAAAAAAAACCAGCTATCGTCCAGCAGTGGCAACAGATAATCAGCACGTATTCATTTCTGTTCAGCTCGTACGTTGCCTGCGTGAACCGCGTAGGCAATGAAGACAGCTTCACTTATTGGGGAAATTCATCTGTTGCAGGACCTGACGGGACCCCCCTCGTAACAGCCCCTTTATTCAAGCAACACTGCATCGACACAATCATCGATCTCGACAGTGTAAAGCAGGCTCGCCTCCATTCTTCACATTTTCTGGACGAGGATTTACGGCTCTTTGCTGCAGAACTCCGTGACATCATGACCTGTCGACCGAATTAGCAGCACCCTATAAAGTAAAGATAACGGAAGGTTACACAAAAAAAACAGTACCTCCTCCTTTTGGAATCGGTGGTGTTCAACAAGCATAGCCTTTTTCAGCGTCTTTTTTACCGGTTCAACTTCTCTGTATCATCTTGAATGAAGGTGGTGTGAGGCTAGCCCTGCTTTTGTCACCGAAAGCCTGCATCGCTTTCTCAGCTGCATCTTGCCGGTCAAACAATCCGAATACTGCCGAGCCACTTCCGGAAAGGCTTGCAAAAAGAGCACCCTCTTCAAGAAGTTTTTCTTTAGCCTGTCGAACAGAAGGATAATAATCGAAAACCACCGCTTCGAAGTCATTTTCAAAAGTCGGCAGAACGGTAAGATCCTTGTTTTCACACAGCTCAAAAACCATTTCCTTCAAATCAGGTACTTTCCTTTCAAACTTCGGATAAAAATTCTTGTAGGCCCATACCGTGGAAATATGTTCTTCCGGGAAAACCGTCACGATGTGGAATGGCAGAGAACGCTCGAGATCCTGCAGTTGTTCACCGATGCCCGAGGCAAATACAAGCCCCGATGATTCGAGAAAATAGGGAACGTCCGCACCGAGTTTCACCGCAAGAGCATGGAGATCATCCGAAGGAGCATGAATCCCCCACAGGACGTTCAGCACTCTCAGAGTTGCCGCTGCGTCACTGCTCCCACCCCCGAGGCCCGCACCGAAAGGAATGTTCTTGGTGAGACGGATAGTTGCTCCTTTTGTCATTTCAGCATAATCACGCAGAGCAGAAGCAGCCTTGAGACACAGGTTGTTATCGTCT comes from the Prosthecochloris marina genome and includes:
- a CDS encoding peroxiredoxin, translated to MGVLVGREAPNFDLEAVVEGAKFVDSCKLSDYKGKYVVLFFYPLDFTFVCPTELHAFQDRLEEFQHKNVEVLACSVDSKFSHHAWLKTPRKQGGIEGVTYPLLSDINKEASIAYDVLAEKEGVSYRGLFLIDRDGIVRYQVVNDLGLGRNVDEVLRMVEALQFTEQFGEVCPANWNKGDKTMKPTNEGLEEYFGSE
- a CDS encoding NCS2 family permease, translated to MRTFFEFDRHQANFSQEILAGLTTFVTVSYIIIVNPAILSAAGIPREASMTATILTAIFGTLLMGIYAKRPFAVAPYMGENAFIAYTVVNTLGYSWQTALASICISGILFTALTLSGLRSWLSTAIPSTLKHSFAVGIGLFLAFIGFSHMGVVALGVPGAPVKMADISSLPVLTSLAGLLLISVMLAFRVPGAILIGILLTTGGLIFLGTVPFPEALVSPPPSLAPTFLNIDFQGAMTWGFIGVITSVLVMDFVDTMGTLIGLSSRANLLDENDNLPEIEKPMLVDALSTVAASFFGTTTAGVYIESAAGIEQGGKTGFTAIVIAALFAFALFFSPILTIVPANAYGPALVVVGMFMLQSVAKFDFKDYTELMPAFLTITLMMFTFNIGVGITAGFIAYVILKLLTGKISSIHPGMWILAALSLTFYLFYPYHS
- a CDS encoding nitrilase-related carbon-nitrogen hydrolase translates to MHRSRLRIAQTDCVLANFEENLAQHRTMIEQAIDDDIHAIAFPELSLTGYNVQDAAQDIALHVDDKAFDPLKELSREITIICGGIELSDDYGVYNSAFLFEDGHAQSAHRKIYLPTYGMFEELRYFSAGQKIEAITSRRLGKIGIAICEDMWHVSVPYLLAHQGAKLLFVLMSSPLRLTPGEKKPAIVQQWQQIISTYSFLFSSYVACVNRVGNEDSFTYWGNSSVAGPDGTPLVTAPLFKQHCIDTIIDLDSVKQARLHSSHFLDEDLRLFAAELRDIMTCRPN
- the ispE gene encoding 4-(cytidine 5'-diphospho)-2-C-methyl-D-erythritol kinase, with the translated sequence MQHISVKAFAKINLGLLITGKRPDGYHMLETVFAPVNWYDELTFTSADELSMTCSNLDLPSDDNNLCLKAASALRDYAEMTKGATIRLTKNIPFGAGLGGGSSDAAATLRVLNVLWGIHAPSDDLHALAVKLGADVPYFLESSGLVFASGIGEQLQDLERSLPFHIVTVFPEEHISTVWAYKNFYPKFERKVPDLKEMVFELCENKDLTVLPTFENDFEAVVFDYYPSVRQAKEKLLEEGALFASLSGSGSAVFGLFDRQDAAEKAMQAFGDKSRASLTPPSFKMIQRS